A stretch of Candidatus Zixiibacteriota bacterium DNA encodes these proteins:
- a CDS encoding glycosyltransferase family 4 protein yields MKHEKHGKISLSDLRIAVVHEWLVDYSGSERVVEQILNLFPQADLFAQVDFLSPNQRGFIQNKTVRTSFIQKLPFAKKKYRSYLLLMPLAVEQFDLSAYDLIISSSHAVSKGVLTGPDQVHICYCYSPMRYAWDLSHQYLRESGLSVGLKGWLAKILLHRLRLWDYRTANGVDAFVASSGYIARRIEKIYGRPSTIIFPPVSVDDFALSHEKEDFYFTASRMVPYKRIELIVEAFARMPEKKLVVIGSGPLFGQIKSKATPNVTLLGYQPFTVLRDHLQRARAFVFAAEEDFGILPVEAQACGTPVIAFGRGGARETVIEGQTGIFFESQTPEAIIDAVDRFEASENNFDAYTIRQNALRFSAETFRITFKSFVETAHAKFCEKRESHHAKRILSEAVISSDSILDGYVSRRHETVRTPKSDL; encoded by the coding sequence ATGAAGCATGAAAAGCACGGTAAGATTTCGTTAAGCGATCTTCGTATCGCCGTGGTCCATGAATGGCTGGTAGACTACTCGGGTTCCGAAAGAGTGGTTGAGCAGATTCTGAATCTGTTTCCTCAGGCCGATCTTTTTGCACAGGTCGATTTTCTTTCGCCGAATCAGCGGGGGTTCATTCAAAACAAAACCGTTCGAACCTCATTCATTCAGAAACTACCATTTGCGAAGAAAAAATATCGCTCCTATCTCCTGCTCATGCCTCTTGCTGTCGAGCAATTCGATTTGTCCGCATACGATCTGATTATTTCCAGCAGCCATGCGGTGTCAAAAGGAGTGTTGACTGGCCCGGATCAGGTTCATATTTGTTATTGTTATTCCCCAATGCGATATGCGTGGGATTTAAGCCATCAGTATCTGAGAGAATCAGGTCTGAGCGTCGGACTCAAAGGCTGGCTGGCGAAAATATTGCTCCACCGGCTCAGACTTTGGGATTATCGGACCGCGAATGGAGTTGACGCTTTTGTTGCTAGTTCCGGCTATATCGCGCGCCGTATCGAAAAAATCTATGGACGCCCATCGACAATTATCTTTCCGCCTGTTAGCGTGGATGACTTTGCGCTCTCGCACGAGAAGGAGGACTTCTATTTCACAGCCTCGCGGATGGTGCCGTACAAGCGGATCGAGCTGATTGTCGAGGCCTTTGCCAGAATGCCCGAAAAAAAACTTGTGGTAATAGGCAGCGGACCGCTTTTTGGACAGATAAAGAGTAAAGCTACTCCGAATGTGACTCTTCTTGGATACCAGCCGTTCACAGTATTGAGAGATCACCTCCAGCGCGCCCGTGCCTTTGTCTTTGCTGCGGAAGAAGATTTTGGAATATTACCGGTCGAAGCTCAAGCCTGCGGAACGCCGGTCATTGCTTTTGGACGTGGCGGAGCGAGGGAGACGGTCATTGAGGGTCAGACTGGTATATTTTTCGAGTCACAGACGCCTGAGGCGATCATCGATGCTGTTGACCGGTTTGAGGCATCTGAGAACAACTTTGATGCCTATACGATTAGACAGAACGCTCTTCGCTTTTCGGCTGAGACGTTTCGCATCACATTCAAGTCATTTGTTGAAACCGCACACGCTAAATTTTGTGAGAAGCGTGAAAGTCATCATGCAAAGCGTATTCTTTCAGAGGCTGTGATATCTTCAGATTCGATTCTCGATGGTTATGTCAGCAGACGGCATGAAACTGTTCGCACGCCCAAGTCTGATTTGTAG
- a CDS encoding NAD(P)-dependent oxidoreductase has translation MGKTCVIFGGSGFVGTHLARRFLSSEQFSHIHIADIQPSALEGQPGISYSATDVRNPIPANIILASPDWIFNLAAIHREPGHTHQEYFDTNLPGAENVCSYAEQVNCKNIYFTSSISVYGPTNGPTDESSPIRPTKPYGGSKYPAELIHAGWQSRGEGRRLLISRPGVLYGPGDPGNILRMIRAVKRGYFAYPGESSVFKSYGYIYGLLESIEFLMNSPYSTVTYNYVEYPTQSLGELVESVKRHLRSNALVIPLPLWLLLPIAKIIHGFSGTSGAIHPVRVKKAATPTHIIPKTLLDLGFEFSFDFAQSLQHWETIAPADFGIIDTESKTQPQKHRSIAPAGKASQAESETISQVDSLHEA, from the coding sequence GTGGGTAAAACATGTGTCATATTCGGCGGGTCAGGGTTTGTCGGAACCCATCTGGCTCGGCGGTTTTTATCGTCCGAACAGTTTAGTCATATTCATATCGCCGACATTCAACCAAGCGCGCTCGAAGGTCAGCCCGGAATCAGCTATTCAGCCACTGATGTTCGAAACCCGATCCCGGCAAATATCATTTTAGCAAGTCCTGATTGGATTTTTAACCTTGCCGCAATTCACCGCGAGCCGGGGCATACTCATCAAGAATATTTTGATACAAATCTACCTGGCGCGGAAAATGTCTGTTCCTATGCCGAGCAGGTCAACTGCAAGAATATCTATTTCACCAGCAGTATCTCTGTCTATGGACCGACGAACGGCCCAACTGATGAATCTTCACCTATTCGTCCAACTAAACCCTACGGCGGCTCAAAATATCCGGCCGAATTGATTCATGCGGGATGGCAGAGCAGGGGCGAGGGGAGACGGTTACTGATTTCACGTCCTGGTGTGTTATATGGTCCGGGCGACCCGGGTAATATCCTTCGCATGATAAGAGCTGTAAAGCGAGGCTATTTTGCATATCCTGGCGAGTCTTCGGTTTTTAAATCCTATGGCTATATTTACGGATTATTGGAAAGTATAGAGTTTCTGATGAATTCGCCGTATTCCACAGTGACCTATAATTATGTCGAGTACCCCACTCAGTCATTGGGAGAATTGGTCGAGAGCGTCAAAAGACACTTGAGAAGCAATGCGCTTGTTATCCCACTGCCGCTCTGGTTGTTGCTTCCAATTGCAAAGATTATTCATGGATTTTCAGGTACTTCCGGCGCCATACATCCGGTGCGGGTGAAAAAAGCTGCGACACCGACCCATATTATTCCAAAAACTCTTCTTGATCTGGGCTTCGAGTTTTCGTTCGATTTTGCGCAATCTCTACAACACTGGGAAACGATTGCTCCGGCTGATTTTGGTATTATTGATACAGAATCAAAAACACAGCCTCAAAAACACCGCTCGATTGCGCCTGCAGGCAAAGCATCGCAAGCGGAGTCCGAAACTATTTCACAGGTCGACTCGCTCCATGAAGCATGA
- a CDS encoding DUF1428 domain-containing protein, with product MAKYVDGFVLPVPQKNLLAYRRMSQKAGKVWMEHGALEYRECVGDDMTVKMGLPFPALAKLKAGEAVVFSWIVYKSRAHRDSVIAKVMKDPRLAKMMDAKIMPFDCRRMSYGGFKVLVDIG from the coding sequence ATGGCAAAGTATGTCGATGGATTTGTTTTACCGGTACCCCAGAAAAACTTATTGGCCTACCGCCGCATGTCACAAAAGGCAGGCAAAGTGTGGATGGAACATGGAGCATTAGAATACAGGGAGTGTGTCGGTGATGACATGACGGTCAAGATGGGACTTCCTTTTCCGGCCCTGGCCAAGCTGAAGGCCGGAGAGGCTGTGGTGTTTTCATGGATTGTCTACAAGTCCCGCGCGCACCGCGACAGCGTAATCGCCAAAGTGATGAAGGACCCGCGTCTGGCAAAAATGATGGACGCGAAGATAATGCCCTTTGATTGTAGGCGGATGTCATACGGCGGCTTCAAGGTTCTCGTGGACATTGGTTAG
- a CDS encoding sodium-translocating pyrophosphatase, with the protein MSEGFFRSEGFLLSLIIGISILGLVFAWWLASWVLKRPTGTAAMQAISNAIKDGAEAFLRRQNRTIVMLAALVALALFIGYGIIREHREFDPVDTAMSLALWVTVSFVFGAICSVIAGYVGMWVSIRTNIRTATAALTSLNDAMRTALRGGAVSGLLVVAMSLLGVTLLYLSVSFFTDVEPARIPLLIVGYGFGASFVALFAQVGGGIYTKAADVGADLVGKVEAGIPEDDPRNPAVIADLVGDNVGDCAGRGADLFESTAAENIGAMILGATLAVAAERAGVDFTAGIIGVMMFPLVARAFGIIASIVGILSVKLKNEQEDPMQALNRGYFVSAALAMIGFGATAYYLLDVPKVPDAWWHFFLCGIIGVVTSILYVFITQYYTEYQYRPVKEIADASTTGPATNIISGVAVGLESTALPVLVTSAALLGSYFIGQAAFAGTSVSGGLFGTAVATMGMLATAAYILAMDTFGPITDNAGGIVEMSHQPEQVRERTDRLDSVGNTTKALTKGYAVGSAGLAAFLLFQAYMDEILHYSGLYGTTDAAGKMVEFSVDLSKPVVFVGALLGCMLVFLFSSLCIRAVGKAAKSIIEEVRRQYAKLPRKNDMIQFPDDFKPDYGACVDIVTKAALREMVLPGLLVVIAPIAVGLSFKFFIDAENPLIAAESVAAFLMVGTIGGILMALFLNNSGGAWDNAKKYIETGAHGGKYITQKDGSKVKNPIHGAAVVGDTVGDPFKDTAGPSLHVLIKLLSTITLVLAPLFI; encoded by the coding sequence ATGAGTGAGGGGTTTTTTCGTAGCGAAGGGTTTTTGCTGAGTCTGATAATTGGTATCAGCATTCTCGGGCTTGTTTTCGCTTGGTGGCTGGCAAGTTGGGTGCTGAAAAGACCAACCGGCACGGCCGCAATGCAGGCCATTTCAAACGCTATCAAAGACGGGGCCGAGGCATTTTTACGCCGTCAAAACAGAACAATTGTGATGCTTGCCGCTCTTGTCGCGCTTGCGCTTTTTATCGGCTACGGTATTATCCGTGAACATCGTGAATTTGATCCAGTCGATACAGCGATGTCGCTTGCGCTCTGGGTGACTGTCTCTTTTGTTTTTGGAGCTATCTGTTCAGTGATAGCGGGTTACGTTGGTATGTGGGTGTCGATTCGCACAAATATCCGCACAGCAACTGCCGCACTGACAAGTCTTAACGATGCTATGCGTACTGCCCTTCGCGGTGGAGCAGTCTCCGGACTACTCGTCGTTGCAATGTCGCTTCTCGGTGTCACCCTACTTTACCTGTCTGTCTCATTTTTCACAGATGTCGAGCCTGCCAGAATCCCGCTTCTTATAGTCGGCTATGGATTTGGAGCGTCGTTTGTGGCGCTTTTTGCCCAAGTCGGCGGTGGTATTTATACCAAAGCGGCCGATGTCGGCGCTGACCTTGTTGGCAAAGTAGAGGCTGGCATTCCCGAAGATGATCCCCGTAACCCTGCTGTTATTGCCGATCTTGTCGGGGATAATGTCGGCGACTGTGCCGGTCGTGGCGCTGACCTCTTTGAGTCAACGGCCGCTGAAAATATCGGCGCGATGATTCTTGGCGCGACACTCGCGGTGGCCGCTGAGCGTGCTGGAGTCGATTTCACTGCCGGAATTATCGGTGTTATGATGTTCCCGCTTGTTGCTCGAGCGTTTGGAATTATTGCTTCGATCGTAGGCATTCTTTCAGTGAAGCTGAAAAATGAACAGGAAGATCCGATGCAGGCCCTCAACCGCGGCTATTTTGTTTCGGCGGCTTTGGCCATGATCGGTTTTGGCGCAACTGCATATTACCTTTTGGATGTACCAAAGGTACCCGATGCCTGGTGGCATTTCTTTCTCTGCGGAATCATAGGAGTCGTGACTTCGATTCTGTACGTTTTTATAACGCAATATTACACTGAATATCAATATCGGCCGGTGAAAGAAATCGCCGATGCCTCAACCACCGGCCCGGCAACCAATATCATCTCAGGCGTGGCTGTTGGTTTGGAGAGCACCGCGCTTCCTGTACTGGTGACGAGCGCTGCGCTTCTTGGGTCGTACTTCATAGGACAGGCCGCATTTGCTGGAACATCAGTCAGCGGCGGACTTTTTGGTACGGCCGTCGCTACGATGGGTATGCTTGCGACAGCGGCATATATCCTTGCTATGGATACCTTCGGTCCTATCACAGACAATGCCGGTGGTATTGTTGAAATGTCGCATCAGCCGGAGCAAGTTCGCGAGCGTACCGACAGACTCGATTCTGTTGGAAACACCACCAAGGCCCTCACAAAAGGTTACGCGGTTGGTTCGGCGGGACTTGCGGCGTTTTTATTGTTCCAAGCCTATATGGATGAAATTCTCCACTACTCCGGCCTGTATGGCACAACTGACGCGGCTGGGAAAATGGTTGAGTTTAGCGTCGATCTGTCCAAACCAGTTGTGTTTGTAGGGGCGTTGCTTGGGTGCATGCTTGTATTTCTTTTCTCGTCGCTCTGTATTCGCGCAGTTGGCAAGGCGGCCAAATCGATTATCGAAGAGGTACGCCGTCAGTATGCCAAATTGCCGAGAAAGAACGACATGATCCAGTTCCCGGATGACTTCAAACCTGACTATGGCGCATGTGTGGATATTGTCACCAAGGCGGCGTTGAGGGAAATGGTTCTCCCGGGCTTACTGGTGGTAATTGCCCCGATCGCGGTGGGCTTGAGCTTTAAATTCTTCATTGATGCCGAAAATCCGCTGATCGCAGCCGAATCTGTGGCGGCCTTCCTGATGGTTGGCACTATTGGCGGAATTTTGATGGCGCTCTTTCTCAATAATTCCGGCGGCGCATGGGATAACGCCAAAAAATATATTGAGACTGGCGCCCATGGCGGTAAATATATAACCCAGAAGGATGGCAGCAAGGTTAAGAATCCCATTCATGGCGCGGCTGTTGTCGGCGATACTGTCGGTGATCCATTTAAGGATACTGCCGGGCCGTCGCTTCACGTGTTGATTAAATTGCTTTCGACCATCACATTGGTGCTTGCTCCGCTCTTTATTTAG
- a CDS encoding Wzz/FepE/Etk N-terminal domain-containing protein, which translates to MHKNRLHQQISSDSHSTFERESITNSSYEAVTERTFEVHLYGFIRMLIRRRKLITTVVGLVAITAVTMMLMTANSYQSKATLLPSGQTDNVTALKDLVGLGSMSMTEENSSALYPLILRSDLVKDALLSKRFEFGFNEKSLAMTVPEYFGETDPTRLRNYLDDITSVNAGKRTGEIVLTVETEYPELSQAVAEEYLNQLEDYNLNKRRSGAKNTQTYLAGQLAIVKKELERAEDNLQTYRLSNSDWAGSSNPEILTGLARHQREVELKSTALIYLQQQYEIAKFTSQKDMPIIRILDKPSLPTIKTGPNRTLTVFVATLFALIGSVALAFALEYLGQQKNGDYRGEYEAIRRDLQKAFPKGEKLVSTVSMTLRGSVAEKQEVTL; encoded by the coding sequence ATGCATAAAAACCGACTACACCAGCAGATCTCTTCCGACTCACACTCGACATTTGAGCGTGAGTCTATTACCAATAGTTCGTATGAGGCAGTGACCGAACGGACATTCGAGGTTCATTTGTATGGTTTCATCCGCATGCTTATTCGGAGACGAAAGTTAATCACGACCGTCGTTGGTCTTGTCGCAATAACGGCCGTAACGATGATGCTCATGACGGCCAATAGCTATCAGTCTAAGGCAACACTTTTACCTTCGGGACAGACGGACAATGTCACGGCATTAAAAGATCTGGTTGGTTTGGGCTCGATGAGCATGACCGAAGAAAACTCTTCGGCCCTTTACCCGCTTATACTTCGATCAGACCTGGTTAAAGACGCATTGCTATCTAAACGCTTTGAATTTGGGTTTAATGAAAAGAGTCTGGCGATGACCGTCCCTGAGTACTTCGGCGAGACTGACCCAACTCGACTAAGAAATTACCTTGATGATATCACTTCTGTAAACGCAGGAAAGCGAACAGGGGAGATCGTGCTGACCGTCGAGACCGAATATCCGGAACTATCCCAGGCCGTGGCGGAGGAGTATCTGAACCAGCTTGAGGATTACAATCTCAATAAAAGGAGGTCGGGCGCAAAGAATACCCAGACTTATCTGGCCGGACAACTGGCAATCGTCAAAAAAGAATTGGAAAGAGCTGAGGATAATCTGCAGACGTATCGTTTATCCAACAGCGACTGGGCTGGCTCGTCAAATCCTGAAATACTTACCGGACTTGCGCGGCATCAAAGAGAAGTAGAACTGAAATCAACAGCCCTGATTTACCTGCAACAGCAGTATGAGATTGCAAAATTTACCTCGCAAAAAGATATGCCAATTATCCGGATACTCGATAAGCCCTCGCTCCCGACCATAAAAACAGGCCCCAATCGAACACTGACCGTATTTGTTGCGACTTTGTTTGCCTTAATTGGATCAGTTGCGCTGGCGTTTGCGCTCGAATATCTTGGCCAGCAGAAAAATGGCGACTATCGGGGTGAATACGAAGCTATCCGGAGAGACTTGCAGAAAGCCTTCCCGAAGGGAGAAAAGCTTGTCAGCACGGTTAGCATGACACTTCGAGGGTCAGTCGCGGAAAAGCAGGAAGTTACTTTGTAG
- a CDS encoding glycosyltransferase family 1 protein — translation MIYINGRFLSQPTTGVQRYATEMSRQLRQLSQEITVLTPKNVLHDKIAHELSAQKIGFGRGYFWEQVELPLYLLKEKSPLLINFGNIAPIGYRNSIVVIYDVSYLRYPERYSKAFSLAYKLVQPIIARRARKVVTVSEFSRKEIEELLRIDSSCIHVIPGAASDIFKPAMSGEKDVSREQYCLAVSSLDPAKNFVRLVKAFQYPRLSDIKLIIVGAKVDIFTDERFDLNLSLSKRIEFVGRVDDTELCRLYQKAELFVFPSYYEGFGLPPLEAMMCGCPTVVANAASIPEVCGDASLYIDPLNVEDIASGIVRLLGDLDLRAKLKAKGLERARMFNWNKSATQLLELISKLG, via the coding sequence ATGATCTATATCAATGGCCGCTTTCTCAGCCAGCCAACCACCGGTGTTCAGCGCTATGCGACCGAGATGTCACGCCAGTTGCGACAGCTATCGCAGGAGATCACGGTTTTAACTCCTAAAAATGTGTTACATGATAAAATAGCCCATGAGTTGTCAGCGCAAAAGATTGGCTTCGGAAGAGGTTATTTTTGGGAGCAGGTGGAATTGCCACTGTACTTACTCAAGGAAAAGTCCCCACTTCTCATAAACTTTGGTAATATTGCTCCGATTGGCTATAGGAATTCAATAGTTGTTATCTATGACGTCTCATATCTACGATATCCTGAACGATATTCAAAAGCCTTTTCATTGGCATATAAATTAGTTCAACCGATTATCGCGCGCAGGGCGCGAAAGGTCGTCACAGTCAGCGAGTTCTCCCGTAAAGAAATTGAGGAGTTGCTGAGGATTGATAGCTCATGTATCCATGTTATTCCTGGGGCCGCCTCTGACATCTTCAAGCCTGCAATGAGCGGTGAAAAGGACGTGAGTAGAGAACAATACTGCCTGGCAGTTTCATCGCTTGATCCGGCAAAGAATTTCGTGCGCTTGGTAAAAGCATTCCAGTATCCTCGCCTGAGCGACATCAAGTTAATTATTGTTGGGGCGAAAGTTGACATATTTACCGATGAACGATTTGACTTGAATTTATCGCTTTCAAAAAGAATAGAATTTGTGGGACGTGTGGATGACACAGAGCTTTGCCGTCTATATCAGAAAGCCGAGCTCTTCGTCTTTCCATCCTATTACGAGGGTTTTGGTTTGCCGCCTCTTGAAGCGATGATGTGCGGCTGTCCGACAGTTGTGGCCAACGCTGCCAGCATCCCGGAAGTATGCGGTGACGCATCTCTCTATATTGATCCGCTGAATGTCGAGGATATAGCAAGTGGGATCGTCCGTCTGCTCGGGGATTTAGATTTACGTGCGAAGCTCAAGGCAAAGGGACTTGAAAGAGCGCGAATGTTCAACTGGAACAAATCCGCAACACAGCTTCTTGAGTTGATTTCCAAGTTAGGATAA
- a CDS encoding DUF6418 domain-containing protein has product MILFNTLSLIIFILSCLFLIKRFRPYSLFLGYLFAIQTWSALSCYYNDFGIYNIELFRYTETTFATSRLILFYLISNFGFLIAGRFVLSSPMPRTDYSFGVEWKRFQLMKWLGVLIVGVLLLYIFHDFAVHGIPLLQGINKLEHYQEGGSFERFLVVYGYALVFMLGWARKSHKKIHLSDILLVALIVHLILTANKFSSLLLLLICYFAPSAMRSISSAKPWRMFRAKTVMLLSSAVGLFLLLSFGSYHLGADDSDMATFILADRVLANQGHLWWAVDKDYFDEGHYDNNHWKAEVNGIISPAKAEEGSVGMKYLMLNILGPKISYYIFDKGYLYTMAYPAILVASFSYPVAMFVQLLAGIFLCALMYYVYWSTRYNHPFRALIAMLMLIPYITVLFTGNFSGFFTLGMLAKFSLLAALELGVLGVASVERTTRPLREEAVPV; this is encoded by the coding sequence ATGATACTTTTCAACACGCTTAGCTTGATCATATTTATTTTAAGCTGTTTATTTCTCATTAAGAGATTTCGGCCGTATTCGTTGTTTCTGGGATACCTTTTTGCAATACAGACATGGTCGGCGCTTTCCTGCTATTACAATGATTTTGGGATTTATAATATTGAGTTGTTCAGGTACACAGAGACCACATTTGCTACATCACGGCTTATCCTGTTCTATCTTATTTCTAATTTCGGATTTCTGATAGCAGGCCGATTTGTTTTGTCATCACCGATGCCCCGTACGGATTATTCTTTCGGTGTCGAGTGGAAACGATTCCAGTTGATGAAATGGCTCGGTGTCTTAATTGTTGGCGTGCTCCTCTTGTATATCTTTCATGATTTTGCGGTGCACGGTATTCCTCTCCTTCAAGGCATTAACAAGCTGGAGCATTATCAGGAAGGCGGATCTTTTGAGCGGTTCCTTGTGGTCTACGGTTACGCTCTTGTATTTATGCTCGGCTGGGCGCGTAAATCGCACAAGAAAATCCATTTAAGCGATATCCTGCTCGTGGCCTTGATTGTTCATCTGATCCTGACGGCCAATAAATTTTCATCCTTGCTACTCTTGTTAATCTGCTATTTTGCTCCTTCCGCAATGAGGTCAATCTCGTCTGCAAAGCCTTGGCGGATGTTTCGCGCAAAAACAGTCATGTTGCTGTCCAGCGCTGTCGGATTATTTCTTCTTCTATCATTTGGTAGCTACCACCTTGGGGCAGATGATTCCGATATGGCAACCTTTATCCTCGCAGATAGGGTACTTGCCAACCAAGGGCACCTCTGGTGGGCCGTTGACAAGGACTATTTTGATGAGGGACATTATGACAATAATCACTGGAAGGCGGAAGTTAACGGCATAATCTCGCCAGCGAAGGCAGAGGAAGGGAGTGTGGGGATGAAATATCTCATGCTCAATATCCTTGGACCGAAGATTTCGTATTACATTTTTGACAAGGGTTATCTGTACACCATGGCTTATCCTGCTATTTTGGTCGCTTCATTTTCATATCCCGTGGCGATGTTTGTGCAGCTTCTCGCCGGAATATTTTTGTGTGCGCTGATGTACTATGTCTATTGGTCCACACGGTATAACCATCCCTTTCGTGCTCTCATCGCAATGCTCATGCTCATACCGTATATCACAGTGTTGTTTACCGGCAACTTTTCGGGATTTTTCACACTCGGTATGCTTGCCAAGTTCTCGCTTCTCGCGGCGCTCGAATTGGGTGTGCTCGGTGTTGCGTCGGTCGAGAGAACCACTCGTCCTCTCCGAGAAGAAGCAGTTCCTGTTTAG